One Acidiferrobacter thiooxydans DNA window includes the following coding sequences:
- a CDS encoding nucleotidyl transferase AbiEii/AbiGii toxin family protein: MVEVIPASEPQSAADYDDRTTAAVKSVLIEIGQVLGGFRGKFAVIGGAVPWLLLDNEEMPHVGSLDVDLSLDAEALDDGEYATLVEALMGHGYAQRKDFRRFQLIRVVPATDGGSPIDVVVDFLMPREADIVKNSPPIIPDFAVQKADGAALATRFYQYVAIDGAMPDGGRNRVEIAVCSIPALLAMKGYALQNRLKQKDAYDIYYCVRNYPGGPGALAEACRPLLAHDIAQRGYDYIAGKFDRVDGFGPDRIRRFVQDTNALGDRTAEQWQQDAFGQVDAWLRALRLR, translated from the coding sequence ATGGTAGAAGTGATTCCTGCCTCCGAACCGCAGTCGGCGGCGGACTATGACGACCGCACGACGGCGGCCGTTAAGAGCGTGCTGATCGAGATCGGACAAGTGCTCGGCGGCTTCAGGGGGAAGTTTGCCGTCATTGGCGGCGCCGTGCCGTGGCTGTTGCTCGACAACGAGGAGATGCCGCACGTTGGTTCGCTGGACGTGGACCTCAGCCTCGATGCGGAAGCCTTGGACGATGGCGAGTATGCCACGCTTGTCGAAGCCCTGATGGGTCACGGTTACGCACAGCGGAAGGATTTCCGGCGGTTCCAGCTCATTCGGGTGGTCCCCGCAACGGACGGCGGCTCGCCGATCGATGTGGTGGTCGATTTCCTGATGCCGCGAGAGGCCGATATCGTGAAGAACAGCCCTCCGATTATTCCCGACTTTGCGGTGCAGAAAGCGGATGGCGCCGCGCTCGCGACGCGCTTCTATCAGTATGTCGCAATCGACGGAGCGATGCCGGACGGTGGACGCAACCGCGTCGAGATTGCGGTCTGCTCCATACCGGCGTTGCTTGCCATGAAAGGTTACGCGCTGCAAAATCGCCTCAAGCAGAAGGATGCCTACGACATCTACTACTGCGTCCGTAACTACCCCGGTGGCCCCGGCGCGCTCGCGGAGGCGTGCCGCCCGTTGCTTGCACATGACATCGCACAGCGAGGCTACGATTACATCGCAGGGAAATTCGACCGCGTCGACGGCTTCGGTCCCGACCGCATCCGCCGCTTCGTGCAAGACACGAACGCTTTGGGCGACCGCACGGCGGAGCAGTGGCAGCAAGATGCCTTCGGGCAGGTGGACGCGTGGCTGCGCGCGCTGCGCTTAAGGTAG
- a CDS encoding AsmA family protein, with product MKKRTRILAITAGLIVVLIAAGVAMLPALMTLDGVKGQIVETLSQATGRPVTIHKLSLSVFPWLGIRLDGAVLGNARGFAPTPLARVDDARIEVRLLPLFNRHIVLRRVILTGLRLNLQENKAGVTNWATLIHGPKPSPRTPAAAQAEAHEAPAFVLVRAAGLIVRHALIRYHNARTHGRDTLSDLTLRLGAIVPGRPVAIAMRALLKTAGHPALPFRLGAQATYDTSGLTLAPLHLRVADLVIHGRVHVLHTATGLSAHGRLVAPPFAPRPLLTALGLPYTPRDPHVLKQASANMGFHWDPSGLTLAPLRLTLDKTTMTGRITRIARPLLYKVHLAIDHLRPMSYLPVPAPANAPPAPRTASPTHAAPAPPSMAASLPLDATISCARLRVHGLVATDLQAHIRSSAGHVVVKPLTMSLYHGGFTGTIKAVLTRHPRTWRVRGLVRNVQTSAVLRALQLFPEFSGALDADVHLQGSGTKLAAIERSVSGRLTARMPKGVLRGIDLDFIAKDPKAVAGAHRARANQGTAFTGLHASATVARGVVHMHALALHTTRAVIRGHGRVTLATKSINYLLEVALPSGFVIPVRVQGPAGHIKFNVSLNRLFSDSNHNGLGSTLQTLGGALKHALGIP from the coding sequence GTGAAGAAACGCACGCGTATCCTCGCCATCACAGCGGGCCTCATCGTGGTCCTGATCGCGGCCGGGGTCGCCATGCTCCCGGCGCTCATGACCTTAGATGGGGTCAAGGGCCAGATCGTCGAGACCTTGAGCCAGGCGACCGGACGGCCGGTCACGATCCACAAGCTCAGTCTGTCGGTCTTCCCCTGGCTTGGTATTCGCCTGGACGGGGCCGTGCTGGGCAATGCCCGCGGCTTCGCGCCCACCCCACTGGCGCGCGTCGACGATGCGCGCATCGAGGTGCGCCTCCTCCCGCTATTCAACCGTCACATCGTCCTGCGTCGTGTGATCCTGACGGGCCTGCGCCTGAATCTCCAGGAGAACAAGGCCGGCGTTACGAACTGGGCCACGCTGATTCATGGCCCCAAGCCCTCGCCCCGCACGCCCGCGGCCGCACAGGCCGAGGCGCATGAGGCGCCGGCCTTTGTCCTCGTGCGCGCCGCCGGGCTTATCGTAAGACACGCGCTTATTCGTTATCACAATGCCCGCACCCACGGTCGCGACACGCTGTCCGACCTGACCTTGCGCCTGGGCGCGATCGTACCCGGACGGCCGGTCGCGATCGCCATGCGCGCGCTCCTGAAGACGGCGGGCCACCCCGCCCTTCCGTTCCGCCTCGGCGCGCAGGCAACCTATGACACGTCCGGGCTCACGCTCGCCCCGTTGCATCTCCGGGTTGCGGATCTCGTTATCCATGGCCGGGTCCACGTGTTGCATACGGCGACCGGCCTCAGCGCCCATGGACGGCTGGTCGCGCCCCCCTTCGCCCCCCGCCCGTTGCTTACGGCCCTGGGCCTCCCTTACACGCCTCGCGATCCGCATGTCCTGAAGCAGGCCTCGGCGAACATGGGCTTCCATTGGGACCCGTCCGGGCTCACGCTCGCCCCGCTACGCCTGACGCTCGACAAGACCACCATGACCGGCCGCATCACCCGGATCGCCCGCCCGCTCCTGTACAAGGTCCATCTCGCCATCGATCACCTGCGGCCCATGTCCTATCTCCCTGTGCCCGCGCCCGCGAACGCGCCGCCCGCGCCACGCACGGCCTCACCCACGCATGCGGCCCCGGCCCCACCCTCGATGGCCGCAAGCCTCCCGCTGGACGCCACCATCTCCTGCGCACGTCTCCGCGTCCATGGTCTGGTGGCGACCGATCTCCAGGCCCATATCCGCTCATCCGCCGGCCATGTCGTCGTCAAGCCACTCACTATGTCGCTCTATCACGGAGGCTTCACGGGGACGATCAAGGCCGTGCTCACCCGTCATCCGCGTACCTGGCGCGTGCGCGGCCTCGTCCGCAACGTGCAGACGAGCGCCGTGCTGCGCGCCCTGCAGCTCTTTCCGGAGTTCTCGGGAGCCCTGGACGCCGACGTTCATCTCCAAGGTTCGGGGACGAAGCTCGCCGCCATCGAGCGCAGCGTCTCCGGGCGCCTGACCGCACGCATGCCCAAGGGTGTGCTCCGCGGCATCGACCTCGACTTCATTGCCAAGGACCCCAAGGCGGTGGCGGGCGCCCACAGGGCCCGGGCCAACCAGGGCACGGCCTTTACCGGCCTGCATGCCAGCGCCACCGTGGCCCGTGGCGTCGTCCACATGCATGCCCTGGCGCTCCATACCACGCGCGCCGTCATCCGTGGACACGGCCGCGTGACGCTTGCCACGAAGAGCATCAATTATCTGCTGGAGGTGGCCCTACCGAGCGGCTTCGTCATCCCGGTGCGCGTTCAGGGTCCGGCCGGTCACATCAAGTTCAATGTCTCATTGAACCGGCTGTTCAGCGACTCGAACCACAACGGTCTCGGCTCCACGCTCCAGACCCTGGGCGGCGCGTTGAAACACGCCCTCGGTATTCCTTAG
- a CDS encoding glycerophosphodiester phosphodiesterase family protein: MLELVAHRGYARCFPENTLAALEGAVAAGARYVEVDVQLTADAVPVLFHDRDCRRLCGLPGAIDDYDWAQAATFTLSWPEGCGGAHTPIPLARVTDLARFLAAHPAVTAFVEIKHEAVRRLGARPVVQAVHGLLAPVLAQTVLISFSRPALAVARELWPTIGLVTRRYREFCARSTAALAPEYHFCDIKGLPRHGRLGHPRTTLVVYEVDEAREARALEARGVRFIETFAVAELAAALRMPVRERPL; encoded by the coding sequence ATGCTTGAACTGGTCGCCCATCGCGGCTATGCCCGGTGCTTTCCGGAAAACACCCTTGCAGCCCTCGAGGGCGCGGTCGCGGCAGGTGCCCGCTATGTCGAGGTCGACGTGCAGCTGACCGCAGACGCGGTGCCCGTCCTGTTCCACGATCGGGACTGCCGGCGCCTGTGTGGTCTGCCCGGCGCCATCGATGACTACGATTGGGCGCAGGCGGCGACCTTCACCCTGTCGTGGCCTGAGGGGTGCGGGGGCGCGCACACGCCGATCCCCTTGGCGCGAGTCACCGATCTCGCCCGGTTTCTCGCCGCCCACCCGGCGGTCACCGCCTTTGTCGAGATCAAGCACGAGGCCGTGCGGCGCCTCGGCGCGAGGCCCGTGGTCCAGGCAGTGCATGGGCTGCTCGCGCCGGTGCTCGCCCAGACCGTGCTTATCTCGTTTTCCCGACCGGCGCTCGCGGTCGCCCGCGAGCTGTGGCCCACGATCGGTCTTGTCACCCGGCGCTACCGCGAGTTTTGCGCCCGCAGTACGGCAGCGCTCGCACCGGAGTACCATTTCTGCGACATAAAGGGCCTGCCGCGCCACGGGCGGCTCGGCCACCCGCGCACGACCCTCGTGGTCTATGAGGTCGACGAGGCGCGTGAGGCGCGCGCCCTCGAGGCGCGCGGCGTGCGCTTCATCGAGACCTTCGCCGTCGCGGAGCTTGCCGCGGCCTTGAGGATGCCGGTGCGTGAACGCCCACTATGA
- a CDS encoding ATP-binding protein encodes MHGDDLLDLVAAGGYPDAVKRRTERRRHDWYRAYINSIVERDIPEIADIAGRAQIPRLLEICARFAGQLTNLSEIGRPTGRDHKTVGQYLRVLEQVYLVQPVLPWSRNELSRLVKAPKLHFIDSGLLTALRGHSTARLRADRGQFGPLLESFVFSELIKGAGWSKEHISIFHYRDKDQLEVDFVPENPAGQIVGIEVKAAASVTQRDFGGLQRVASAAGSAFV; translated from the coding sequence GTGCACGGCGACGACCTGCTTGATCTTGTAGCGGCCGGCGGTTACCCGGATGCCGTTAAGCGCCGTACCGAACGAAGACGTCATGATTGGTACCGCGCATACATCAATTCCATCGTCGAACGCGACATCCCAGAGATCGCGGACATCGCCGGGCGCGCCCAGATTCCTCGGCTTCTGGAAATCTGCGCGCGATTTGCGGGTCAATTGACAAATCTCTCGGAGATTGGCCGCCCAACCGGACGCGATCATAAAACCGTCGGACAGTATTTGCGCGTTCTGGAGCAAGTCTACCTTGTCCAACCAGTGTTACCTTGGTCACGCAATGAACTCTCCCGGCTTGTGAAGGCGCCCAAGCTCCATTTTATCGATTCGGGTCTGCTAACGGCCCTGCGCGGTCATTCGACAGCGCGGCTACGCGCGGACCGGGGGCAATTCGGGCCGCTGCTGGAGAGCTTCGTATTCTCCGAGCTGATCAAAGGGGCCGGGTGGTCTAAGGAGCATATTTCTATCTTTCATTACCGCGACAAGGACCAACTGGAGGTCGATTTCGTTCCTGAAAATCCGGCTGGCCAAATCGTCGGTATCGAAGTCAAGGCCGCCGCATCGGTTACGCAGCGGGATTTCGGTGGCCTTCAGCGGGTTGCGTCCGCTGCGGGGTCCGCTTTCGTGTAG
- a CDS encoding CUAEP/CCAEP-tail radical SAM (seleno)protein, with the protein MKVLLISPYELGRQPHSLAHPAALLRARGHEVVLVDLSLATLPRAGLDSFQVIGVALGMHTATRIAMGLLPELRRKARGARIVCYGVYAPPNRALLEGLGVDVVLGPEFENDLLALIAGDKPGEGVAKVRFMIPDRTSLPPLARYAHLRLPGGERKTVGFVEASRGCKYLCRHCPLVPVYEGRFRAIPRDVVIADAEQQIAQGATHLSFGDPDFLNGPTHALRLLAILHDRWPHITFDATIKISHILTHRDLLPRLREYGCLFITSAAESFDDAVLGHLDKGHTGEDIGRAVALVRAAGMTLAPTFVPFTPWTTLDDYVNLLTRVHDLGLVNSVAPIQLAIRLLIPEGSYLLRIPGFRERLRPFSEAILGYPWANPDARVDTLQARVQAWVEQADGAGGGRWETFAGLWRLAHEAAGREVPRLAADCAGPESPQLSEPWYCCAEPTTAQLARCAVGA; encoded by the coding sequence ATGAAAGTGCTTTTGATTAGCCCCTATGAGCTTGGTCGTCAACCCCACTCGCTGGCCCATCCCGCGGCGTTGCTGCGCGCGCGCGGCCACGAGGTGGTTCTGGTCGATTTGTCGCTCGCCACCCTTCCCAGGGCGGGCCTCGACAGCTTCCAGGTCATCGGGGTGGCGCTGGGCATGCATACCGCCACGCGCATTGCGATGGGCCTACTGCCGGAACTGCGGCGCAAGGCCAGAGGGGCTCGCATCGTCTGTTACGGGGTCTATGCCCCGCCGAACCGGGCGCTTCTGGAGGGTCTCGGCGTCGACGTGGTTCTGGGCCCGGAATTCGAGAACGACCTGCTCGCGCTGATCGCGGGCGACAAGCCGGGGGAGGGCGTTGCGAAGGTTAGGTTCATGATCCCGGATCGCACGAGCCTTCCTCCCCTGGCGCGCTACGCGCATCTCCGGTTGCCGGGTGGCGAGCGTAAGACCGTGGGCTTCGTGGAGGCCTCGCGCGGCTGCAAGTATCTCTGCCGTCACTGCCCGCTGGTCCCGGTCTACGAAGGCCGGTTCCGGGCGATCCCGCGGGACGTGGTAATCGCCGACGCGGAGCAGCAGATCGCGCAAGGCGCCACCCATCTTTCCTTCGGGGACCCGGACTTCCTGAATGGGCCCACCCACGCCCTGCGCCTGCTCGCGATCCTGCATGATCGTTGGCCGCACATCACCTTCGATGCCACGATCAAGATCTCGCACATCCTGACTCATCGCGACCTCTTGCCGCGACTACGCGAGTACGGCTGCCTGTTCATCACGAGTGCCGCGGAGTCGTTCGACGATGCGGTGTTGGGCCATCTCGACAAGGGACACACGGGGGAGGACATCGGCCGGGCCGTGGCCCTGGTGCGTGCCGCCGGGATGACGCTTGCCCCGACCTTCGTGCCGTTCACGCCATGGACAACCCTGGACGATTATGTGAACCTGCTGACGCGCGTGCACGACCTAGGGCTCGTCAATAGCGTGGCGCCCATTCAGCTGGCGATTCGCCTGCTCATCCCCGAAGGTTCGTATCTCCTACGTATCCCGGGCTTTCGTGAGCGTCTTCGGCCGTTCAGCGAGGCGATCCTGGGCTACCCCTGGGCAAATCCTGACGCGCGCGTCGACACCTTGCAGGCCCGCGTCCAGGCGTGGGTGGAGCAGGCCGATGGCGCAGGCGGGGGGCGGTGGGAGACCTTTGCAGGTTTGTGGCGACTGGCGCATGAGGCGGCCGGGCGCGAGGTCCCGAGGCTTGCGGCAGATTGTGCCGGCCCCGAGAGCCCGCAGTTGTCCGAGCCCTGGTACTGCTGCGCGGAGCCGACCACGGCACAGCTTGCGCGTTGCGCGGTCGGCGCGTAG
- a CDS encoding IS4 family transposase produces MREAIHRVAGLGGFLGRKGDGEPGTQTLWLGLQRLDDIAAMWLVMFYVRHKSPCPAGMILGKDQGRAGGLPL; encoded by the coding sequence TTGCGTGAGGCCATCCATCGCGTCGCAGGTCTCGGGGGATTCCTGGGTCGTAAAGGCGATGGCGAACCCGGCACCCAGACCCTGTGGCTGGGCCTGCAACGCCTGGACGATATCGCCGCCATGTGGCTCGTCATGTTTTATGTGCGACACAAAAGCCCGTGTCCAGCCGGGATGATTCTGGGTAAAGATCAGGGCAGAGCCGGGGGCCTCCCTTTGTAG
- a CDS encoding glycerol-3-phosphate dehydrogenase/oxidase: MNAHYEVVIVGGGIHGAGVAQAAAVRGYRTLLLEQHTLAAGTSSRSSKLIHGGLRYLESGAIRLVRESLREREILLGIAPGLVERKAFHIPVYGSSRRSARHIHMGLLLYRLLAHGAAGGFTRVAPSEWDGLDGLKTAGLKAVFRYMDAQTDDVALTHAVARSAEAFGAEIRTGARFIGAERAGAGYEVRSVHDGVVSSCRTDVLVNAAGPWAAQTLSGILPGPPRLPHDLVAGTHIITDGSLTQGCYYIEAPADHRAVFVLPWRGRILTGTTERLYVGDPALVAPTPTEIAYLQEALAAHFPGLSTSVADSFAGLRVLPKTGSGLSARSRETVLLADAPMPHLISIFGGKLTGYRHTAERVMDRFQPVLPRRVAQADTRRLVLPVD, translated from the coding sequence GTGAACGCCCACTATGAGGTGGTGATCGTCGGAGGCGGTATACATGGCGCGGGCGTCGCGCAGGCCGCGGCCGTGCGCGGCTATCGCACCCTGCTCCTGGAGCAGCACACGCTCGCGGCCGGGACATCGAGCCGGTCCTCGAAGCTCATCCATGGGGGATTGCGCTATCTCGAGTCCGGCGCTATCCGGCTCGTGCGCGAATCGCTGCGCGAACGCGAGATCCTGCTTGGCATCGCCCCCGGGCTCGTCGAGCGCAAGGCCTTCCATATCCCCGTCTATGGGTCCTCGCGGCGCAGCGCGCGACACATCCACATGGGCCTTTTGCTCTATCGCCTGCTCGCGCACGGCGCGGCAGGGGGCTTCACGCGCGTCGCGCCGAGCGAGTGGGATGGCCTGGACGGGCTTAAGACTGCGGGGCTCAAGGCGGTGTTTCGCTACATGGACGCGCAGACCGACGACGTCGCCCTGACCCACGCCGTGGCCCGCTCGGCCGAGGCCTTCGGGGCCGAGATCCGTACCGGGGCGCGCTTCATAGGCGCCGAGCGCGCGGGTGCCGGCTACGAGGTGCGTTCTGTGCATGACGGCGTCGTGAGCTCGTGTCGCACGGACGTGCTTGTGAATGCCGCCGGCCCGTGGGCGGCGCAGACCTTGAGCGGCATCCTGCCTGGACCTCCGCGGTTGCCGCACGACCTGGTCGCGGGCACGCACATCATCACCGACGGTTCCCTGACCCAGGGGTGTTACTACATCGAGGCACCCGCCGACCATCGTGCGGTGTTCGTGCTGCCCTGGCGGGGGCGGATATTGACCGGCACGACCGAGCGGCTGTACGTCGGTGACCCGGCGCTCGTGGCGCCTACCCCCACTGAGATCGCCTACCTGCAGGAGGCCCTGGCGGCCCACTTCCCGGGGCTGTCCACGAGCGTTGCCGATAGCTTCGCGGGTCTGCGGGTGTTACCGAAGACGGGGAGCGGCCTCAGCGCGCGCTCCCGCGAGACCGTGCTGCTCGCCGATGCCCCCATGCCTCACCTCATCAGCATCTTCGGCGGCAAGCTCACCGGCTATCGCCATACCGCTGAGCGCGTCATGGACCGCTTCCAGCCGGTTCTGCCGCGGCGCGTCGCGCAGGCCGATACGCGCCGCCTCGTACTACCCGTCGATTGA
- the mutY gene encoding A/G-specific adenine glycosylase → MDEFALKVLAWYRRHGRHDLPWQVPDPYVRWLAEVMLQQTTVTAVIPYFQRFLAAFPSVRALAQASQDEVLAQWAGLGYYARARHLHAAARVITEHYGDGFPRTADAWAALPGVGPSTAAAIVAFAFGVPAPILDANVRRVLSRYHAVSGRDARALRTLWTHARDHTPTHEVAAYTQAIMDLGALVCRKAPDCAACPVAAGCAFEGEDAPTVRRARPERAVFMAVIRDPARGVLLVRRPSHGIWGGLWSLPESVELDDLPAVVAALGVDGRMGMACAPVHHTFTHFRLTITPILVEGVSQAFGVAEHHDVMWYKGDGSGPGMPAPIRRLLNQFLEVP, encoded by the coding sequence GTGGATGAGTTCGCGCTCAAGGTGCTTGCCTGGTATCGGCGCCATGGGCGCCACGACCTGCCATGGCAGGTCCCCGACCCCTATGTGCGCTGGCTCGCCGAAGTCATGCTGCAGCAGACCACGGTCACTGCCGTCATCCCCTATTTCCAGCGTTTCCTGGCCGCGTTTCCGAGCGTGCGGGCGCTGGCCCAGGCCTCCCAGGATGAGGTCCTGGCCCAATGGGCTGGTCTTGGCTATTACGCGCGCGCACGCCATCTCCATGCCGCCGCGCGCGTGATCACCGAACACTATGGCGACGGGTTCCCGCGCACCGCGGACGCCTGGGCGGCCCTGCCCGGGGTCGGGCCGTCGACCGCCGCGGCGATCGTGGCCTTTGCCTTCGGGGTCCCCGCGCCCATACTCGATGCCAACGTCCGTCGCGTACTGTCCCGTTACCATGCCGTGAGTGGACGAGACGCCCGCGCCCTGCGAACGCTCTGGACGCACGCGCGTGATCACACCCCCACGCACGAAGTGGCCGCCTATACCCAGGCCATCATGGACCTGGGCGCACTGGTCTGCCGCAAGGCCCCGGACTGCGCCGCCTGTCCAGTCGCCGCGGGCTGCGCCTTCGAGGGTGAGGATGCCCCGACCGTGCGCCGCGCGCGCCCCGAGCGCGCGGTATTCATGGCGGTGATTCGTGACCCCGCCCGTGGCGTCTTGCTGGTACGCAGGCCCTCCCATGGCATCTGGGGCGGGCTCTGGAGCCTGCCGGAGAGCGTCGAACTCGACGACCTGCCGGCCGTGGTCGCGGCCTTGGGCGTGGACGGCCGAATGGGGATGGCCTGTGCGCCCGTTCACCATACCTTTACCCACTTCCGGCTAACCATAACGCCGATCCTCGTCGAGGGGGTGTCCCAGGCGTTCGGCGTGGCGGAGCATCATGACGTGATGTGGTATAAAGGGGACGGGTCTGGACCCGGGATGCCAGCCCCCATCCGTCGCCTGCTCAACCAATTTCTGGAGGTGCCATGA
- a CDS encoding dienelactone hydrolase family protein translates to MDDQKSAAYLDESGVRGYLVKPAGEPAPLVIVFMEIWGVNDHMRLVCERLAGLGFAAFVLDFFDGVLFESSDFQGAIAKLKALGDDGIMDAFGRALGHFKARKDVVADRLGVMGFCNGGRLAFLAATRYPRDIRATLCFYGGGIDNPDDRLGRTSVLGGVPQLQAPLLLCYGAKDASIAPDEHARVAESLSRANKRYTMSVFPDVGHAFMDKTGPAEARATEIGWRMTHNFLTANLTKGRA, encoded by the coding sequence ATGGACGATCAAAAATCTGCGGCCTATCTGGATGAATCCGGCGTACGGGGCTACCTTGTGAAACCGGCAGGCGAACCCGCACCGCTCGTGATCGTGTTCATGGAGATATGGGGCGTCAACGACCACATGCGGCTTGTGTGCGAGAGACTCGCGGGGCTTGGTTTCGCCGCCTTCGTGCTCGATTTTTTTGATGGCGTGCTTTTTGAGTCATCGGACTTTCAGGGGGCGATCGCGAAGCTCAAGGCCCTGGGCGACGACGGGATCATGGATGCCTTCGGGCGCGCCCTCGGTCATTTTAAGGCGCGCAAGGACGTGGTGGCCGATAGGCTTGGGGTCATGGGGTTTTGCAACGGCGGGCGCCTGGCCTTTCTGGCTGCGACCCGTTACCCGCGGGACATCCGCGCCACCCTCTGTTTCTATGGGGGCGGCATAGACAACCCCGACGATAGACTCGGACGTACCTCGGTCCTGGGCGGCGTCCCGCAACTTCAGGCCCCCTTGCTGCTTTGCTACGGGGCCAAAGATGCCTCGATAGCACCCGATGAGCATGCGCGCGTGGCCGAGAGCCTAAGCCGTGCCAACAAGCGCTATACCATGAGCGTATTCCCTGATGTCGGACACGCCTTCATGGACAAGACCGGGCCGGCCGAGGCGCGCGCCACCGAGATCGGTTGGCGCATGACGCACAACTTCCTTACGGCGAACCTGACAAAGGGGCGTGCGTAA
- a CDS encoding oxidative damage protection protein, producing MSRTVVCVKLKKEAEGLAYPTYPGELGKRIFENVSKEAWGQWLGHQTMLINEYRLSPMDPKARKFLEKEMEAYFFGEGSTIPEGYKPPGSK from the coding sequence ATGAGTCGAACCGTAGTGTGTGTGAAGCTCAAAAAAGAAGCAGAGGGATTGGCCTATCCGACCTATCCTGGCGAACTGGGCAAGCGGATTTTCGAGAACGTCTCGAAGGAGGCCTGGGGGCAATGGCTCGGCCACCAGACCATGCTCATCAACGAGTATCGCCTGAGCCCAATGGATCCCAAGGCACGCAAGTTTCTTGAAAAGGAGATGGAGGCGTATTTCTTCGGGGAGGGCTCGACGATCCCCGAGGGTTACAAGCCCCCGGGGAGCAAGTAA
- a CDS encoding HigA family addiction module antitoxin — MMHNPPHPGETIRELCLEPLGLSVTDAAEALGVTRKALSELLNGHTGIAPTMALRLSLAFGGSAESWLVQQAQYDLWQVGKNPPKVRRIA, encoded by the coding sequence ATGATGCACAACCCCCCTCACCCCGGCGAGACCATAAGGGAGCTCTGCCTGGAACCCTTGGGCCTGTCGGTTACAGATGCGGCCGAGGCCCTGGGTGTGACGCGCAAGGCGCTCTCCGAGTTGTTGAACGGGCATACCGGGATTGCCCCGACCATGGCCCTGCGCCTCTCCCTGGCATTTGGCGGAAGCGCCGAAAGCTGGCTCGTGCAGCAAGCGCAATACGACCTTTGGCAGGTTGGCAAGAACCCGCCCAAGGTACGACGCATCGCATAA